The following are from one region of the Constrictibacter sp. MBR-5 genome:
- a CDS encoding glycoside hydrolase family 15 protein yields METYLPLPIEGYALIGNTFTSALVGRNGSIDWLCMPHFDSAACFAALLGTSDNGRWLIAPQAAARSVTRRYQGDTLILETVFTTDEGEVAVIDFMPVPPDDSRMDLIRIVEGRRGRVAMCMDLALRFDYGRVKPWVRRMPNGINAIAGPDAVQLTAPVDMRGEAFHTVADFTVAAGERVPFSLTWRRSHLAPCLPMDAERALDVIRELSRSWIERNTYRGKWDAEVKRSLLTLKALTFSPTGAIVAAPTTSLPEHLGGVRNWDYRYCWLRDATLTLYSLLTCGYRDEAAAWRAWLLRAIAGDPSELQIMYGLAGERRLLEHELDWLPGYHGSKPVRIGNAAFDQFQLDVYGEVMDALHAARRFGLEPDDDAWRMQQTMLHYLEDRWDREDEGIWEVRGPRRHFTHSNMMAWVAFDRAVKAVEESGRDGPVERWRAVRDRIHADVCARGYSEERGTFVQYYGGDALDAALLMIPLVGFLPAEDPRVRRTIEAIERELTVDGLVLRYHSEEVADGLPPGEGAFLACSFWLCDALAMIGRRDEAVNRFEKLLAMCNDVGLLAEEYDPKGRRQLGNFPQAFSHIALINTAHNLNPSAEPGPGVRHAGGEPDRAARSHQQGQAD; encoded by the coding sequence ATGGAGACATACCTGCCGCTGCCGATCGAGGGCTACGCCCTGATCGGCAACACCTTCACCAGCGCGCTCGTCGGCAGGAACGGCTCGATCGACTGGCTGTGCATGCCGCATTTCGACTCGGCCGCCTGCTTCGCCGCACTGCTCGGCACGAGCGACAACGGGCGCTGGCTGATCGCGCCGCAGGCGGCGGCCCGCAGCGTCACGCGGCGCTATCAGGGCGACACGCTGATCCTGGAGACGGTGTTCACGACCGACGAGGGCGAGGTCGCGGTCATCGACTTCATGCCGGTGCCACCCGACGATAGCCGGATGGACCTGATCCGCATCGTCGAGGGGCGGCGCGGGCGGGTCGCCATGTGCATGGACCTCGCCCTGCGCTTCGACTACGGCCGGGTGAAGCCGTGGGTGCGGCGGATGCCGAACGGCATCAACGCCATCGCCGGCCCCGACGCGGTTCAGCTGACTGCGCCGGTGGACATGCGCGGCGAGGCCTTCCACACCGTCGCGGACTTCACTGTGGCGGCGGGCGAACGGGTGCCCTTCTCACTCACCTGGCGCCGCTCGCATCTGGCGCCCTGCCTGCCGATGGATGCCGAGCGGGCGCTGGACGTGATCCGCGAACTGTCCCGGAGCTGGATCGAGCGCAACACCTATCGCGGCAAGTGGGACGCCGAGGTCAAGCGCTCGCTGCTGACCCTGAAGGCGCTGACCTTCTCGCCGACCGGGGCGATCGTGGCGGCGCCCACCACCTCGCTGCCCGAGCATCTGGGCGGCGTGCGCAATTGGGACTATCGCTATTGCTGGCTGCGCGACGCGACGCTGACGCTCTACTCGCTGCTGACCTGCGGCTATCGCGACGAGGCGGCGGCGTGGCGGGCCTGGCTGCTGCGGGCGATCGCCGGCGACCCGTCGGAACTGCAGATCATGTACGGCCTGGCGGGCGAGCGGCGCCTGCTGGAGCACGAGCTCGACTGGCTGCCCGGCTATCACGGCAGCAAGCCGGTGCGGATCGGCAACGCCGCCTTCGACCAGTTCCAGCTCGACGTCTACGGCGAGGTGATGGACGCGCTGCACGCCGCGCGGCGCTTCGGGCTAGAGCCGGACGACGACGCGTGGCGCATGCAGCAGACGATGCTGCACTATCTCGAGGACCGGTGGGACCGCGAGGACGAGGGCATCTGGGAGGTGCGCGGGCCGCGGCGGCACTTCACCCATTCGAACATGATGGCTTGGGTGGCGTTCGACCGTGCCGTGAAGGCCGTCGAGGAGTCCGGCCGAGACGGGCCGGTCGAGCGCTGGCGCGCGGTGCGCGACCGCATCCACGCCGACGTCTGCGCACGCGGCTACAGCGAGGAACGCGGCACCTTCGTGCAGTATTACGGCGGCGACGCGCTCGACGCGGCCCTGCTGATGATCCCCCTGGTGGGCTTCCTGCCTGCGGAGGACCCGCGCGTCCGCCGCACCATAGAGGCGATCGAGCGCGAGCTGACGGTCGATGGGCTGGTGCTCCGCTACCACTCCGAGGAGGTCGCCGACGGACTGCCGCCGGGCGAGGGCGCGTTCCTGGCGTGCAGCTTCTGGCTCTGCGACGCGCTGGCGATGATCGGCCGCCGCGACGAGGCGGTCAACCGGTTCGAGAAGCTGCTGGCGATGTGCAACGACGTCGGCCTGCTCGCAGAGGAGTACGACCCGAAGGGGAGGCGCCAGCTCGGCAACTTCCCCCAGGCCTTCTCGCACATCGCCCTGATCAACACGGCGCACAACCTGAACCCGTCGGCCGAGCCGGGGCCCGGCGTGCGCCATGCCGGCGGCGAGCCCGACCGCGCCGCCCGCAGCCACCAGCAGGGGCAGGCGGACTGA
- a CDS encoding aminotransferase class V-fold PLP-dependent enzyme: MAVQRGRHFLQIPGPSNVPDRILRAIDNPTMDHRGPAFGVMSREILQGLHGVFGCAGPVIIYPASGTGAWEAALVNTLSAGDRVLMYETGWFATLWRELAGKLGLEAEFLSGDWRHGADPAAMEARLREDRDHAIKAVCVVHNETSTGVTSRVAEVRAAIDRAGHPALLMVDTISSLGSMDYRHDDWGVDVTVAGSQKGLMLPPGLSFNAISQKALAASKSARLPRAFWDWEAMLKANATGYFPYTPATNLLYGLREAIAMLEEEGMANVFARHHRLAEATRRAVRAWGLEVLCQEPQEYSSVLTAVLLPEGHDADVFRRITLEKFNMSLGNGLGKLQGRVFRIGHLGDMNELMLCGTLAGVEMGLAAAGVPHAKGGVQAAMDYLNGNA, from the coding sequence ATGGCGGTACAACGCGGCCGGCACTTCCTGCAGATCCCCGGGCCGAGCAACGTGCCCGACCGCATCCTGCGGGCGATCGACAATCCGACCATGGACCATCGCGGTCCGGCGTTCGGCGTCATGTCGCGCGAGATCCTGCAGGGCCTGCACGGCGTCTTCGGCTGTGCCGGGCCGGTGATCATCTACCCGGCCTCCGGCACGGGTGCCTGGGAGGCGGCGCTGGTCAACACGCTCTCCGCCGGCGACCGCGTTCTGATGTACGAGACAGGTTGGTTCGCGACGCTCTGGCGCGAGCTGGCCGGCAAGCTGGGGCTCGAGGCGGAGTTCCTGTCGGGCGACTGGCGGCACGGCGCCGACCCGGCGGCGATGGAGGCGCGTCTGCGCGAGGATCGTGACCACGCGATCAAGGCCGTCTGCGTCGTCCACAACGAGACCTCGACCGGCGTCACCAGCCGCGTCGCCGAGGTGCGCGCCGCGATCGACCGCGCCGGCCATCCGGCGCTGCTGATGGTCGACACGATCTCGTCGCTGGGGTCGATGGACTACCGCCACGACGACTGGGGCGTCGACGTCACGGTGGCCGGCTCGCAGAAGGGCCTGATGCTGCCGCCGGGCCTGTCCTTCAACGCGATCAGCCAGAAGGCGCTCGCCGCGTCGAAGTCGGCGCGGCTGCCGCGGGCCTTCTGGGACTGGGAGGCGATGCTGAAGGCGAACGCCACCGGCTATTTTCCCTACACGCCGGCGACCAACCTGCTCTACGGCCTGCGCGAGGCGATCGCCATGCTGGAGGAGGAGGGCATGGCGAACGTCTTCGCCCGCCACCACCGGCTGGCCGAGGCGACGCGGCGCGCCGTGCGCGCCTGGGGCCTGGAGGTGCTGTGCCAGGAGCCGCAGGAGTACAGCAGCGTGCTGACCGCCGTCCTGCTGCCCGAGGGGCACGACGCCGACGTCTTCCGCCGCATCACCCTGGAGAAGTTCAACATGTCGCTCGGCAACGGCCTGGGCAAGCTGCAGGGGCGGGTCTTCCGCATCGGCCATCTGGGCGACATGAACGAACTGATGCTGTGCGGCACCCTGGCGGGAGTCGAAATGGGCCTCGCCGCCGCAGGCGTTCCGCACGCCAAGGGCGGCGTGCAGGCGGCGATGGACTATCTGAACGGCAACGCCTGA
- the recA gene encoding recombinase RecA — MSTALRLVEKDSMDKQKALDAALGQIEKAFGKGSIMRLGQREAPVEADVVSTGSLGLDIALGIGGLPRGRVIEIYGPESSGKTTLALHVVAEAQKKGGVCGFVDAEHALDPSYAKKLGVNLDELLISQPDTGEQALEIVDTLVRSGALDVLVVDSVAALVPRAEIEGEMGDSLPGLQARLMSQALRKLTASISKSRTIVIFINQIRMKIGVMFGNPETTTGGNALKFYASVRLDIRRIGAIKERDVVTGNQTRVKVVKNKMAPPFRVVEFDIMYGQGVSKTGELLDLGVQANIVEKSGAWFSYNGDRVGQGRENAKTYLREHPDVADAIEKAIRANAGLVAEAMITGPDSEPSDE, encoded by the coding sequence ATGTCGACCGCACTTCGCCTCGTCGAAAAGGACAGCATGGACAAGCAGAAGGCGCTCGACGCCGCTCTCGGCCAGATCGAGAAGGCGTTCGGCAAGGGCTCGATCATGCGGCTCGGTCAGCGCGAGGCGCCGGTCGAGGCGGACGTGGTGTCGACGGGCTCGCTCGGGCTCGACATCGCGCTCGGCATCGGCGGCCTGCCGCGCGGCCGCGTCATCGAGATCTACGGGCCGGAGAGTTCGGGCAAGACGACCCTGGCGCTGCACGTCGTCGCCGAGGCGCAGAAGAAGGGCGGCGTCTGCGGTTTCGTCGACGCCGAACACGCGCTCGACCCGTCCTACGCCAAGAAGCTCGGCGTCAACCTCGACGAACTGCTGATCTCGCAGCCGGACACCGGCGAGCAGGCGCTGGAGATCGTCGACACGCTGGTGCGCTCGGGCGCCCTCGACGTCCTGGTCGTCGACAGCGTCGCGGCCCTCGTGCCACGCGCCGAGATCGAGGGCGAAATGGGCGATTCGCTGCCCGGCCTGCAGGCCCGCCTGATGAGCCAGGCGCTGCGCAAGCTGACCGCCTCCATCTCCAAGTCGCGCACGATCGTCATCTTCATCAACCAGATCCGCATGAAGATCGGCGTCATGTTCGGCAACCCGGAGACGACGACGGGCGGCAACGCGCTGAAATTCTACGCCTCGGTCCGCCTCGACATCCGCCGCATCGGCGCGATCAAGGAGCGCGACGTCGTCACCGGCAACCAGACCCGCGTCAAGGTCGTCAAGAACAAGATGGCGCCGCCGTTCCGGGTGGTCGAATTCGACATCATGTACGGCCAGGGCGTGTCGAAGACGGGTGAGCTGCTCGACCTCGGCGTGCAGGCGAACATCGTCGAGAAGTCGGGCGCCTGGTTCTCCTACAACGGCGACCGGGTCGGCCAGGGCCGCGAGAACGCCAAGACCTATCTGCGCGAGCACCCGGACGTCGCCGACGCCATCGAGAAGGCGATCCGCGCCAATGCGGGCCTCGTCGCCGAGGCGATGATCACCGGCCCCGACAGCGAACCCTCGGACGAGTAG
- a CDS encoding SDR family NAD(P)-dependent oxidoreductase → MDQSSDAFAHGRRFEGRTAILTGGAKGIGRATALRFLAEGGRLAVIDMEPEDGDFAAALRRDAGDGGNRLLYVTGDATDEAQVRAAADTAEAGLGPADILINNVGFGANPRPIEDLGRDEWDRFLAINLTSAFLMTRAVLPGMRARRYGRIVNLASIAGRGISEISNLHYSTAKAAVIGFTRKLAFEEAANGVAVNAVAPGTVFTDRVRSRYEALDPADQAARMAAIPLGRAARPEEIAAAILFLASDDASYITGTTLDVNGGRLMN, encoded by the coding sequence GTGGACCAGTCTTCCGACGCTTTCGCACACGGCCGGCGCTTCGAGGGCCGCACCGCCATCCTGACCGGCGGCGCCAAGGGCATCGGCCGCGCCACCGCCCTGCGCTTCCTCGCCGAAGGCGGCCGCCTCGCGGTGATCGACATGGAGCCGGAGGACGGAGACTTCGCCGCGGCACTGCGCCGCGACGCAGGCGACGGCGGCAACCGCCTCCTCTACGTCACCGGCGACGCGACGGACGAGGCGCAGGTGCGGGCGGCGGCGGACACGGCCGAAGCCGGCCTCGGCCCCGCCGACATCCTGATCAACAATGTGGGATTCGGCGCCAATCCGCGGCCGATCGAGGACCTGGGACGCGACGAATGGGACCGGTTCCTGGCGATCAACCTGACCAGCGCCTTTCTGATGACCCGCGCCGTTCTGCCGGGCATGCGGGCACGGCGCTACGGCCGCATCGTGAACCTCGCCTCGATCGCCGGCCGCGGCATCAGCGAGATCTCCAACCTGCACTATTCGACCGCCAAGGCCGCGGTCATCGGCTTCACCCGCAAGCTGGCGTTCGAGGAAGCGGCGAACGGCGTGGCGGTCAATGCGGTGGCCCCCGGCACGGTCTTCACCGACCGCGTGCGCAGCCGCTACGAGGCGCTCGACCCGGCGGATCAGGCGGCGCGGATGGCGGCGATCCCGCTGGGCCGCGCCGCCCGACCGGAGGAGATCGCGGCGGCCATCCTCTTCCTCGCCTCGGACGACGCCAGCTACATCACCGGCACGACGCTCGACGTGAACGGCGGGCGCCTGATGAACTGA
- a CDS encoding deoxyguanosinetriphosphate triphosphohydrolase — protein sequence MRAPFATRADRTRGRLVPESESANRTPFQRDRDRIIHATAFRRLQYKTQVFIYHEGDHYRTRLTHSLEVAQIARSLSRSLGLDEDLAEALALAHDLGHTPFGHAGERALQDGLAAYGGFDHNVQTLRILTRLERRYAAFDGLNLTWETLEGVVKHNGPLRGPYAAGPHAAAGAVPAEAIAAYDARHPLDLDTFPGPEAQVAALADDIAYNSHDVDDGLRAGLFDEADLAGLPLVGPLIGAVRDRWGDLDRPRLAHEVVRRMIDVMITDVLAETRRRIAAAQPASAEAVRGLPAPLVAFSDEMQAHDRALKQFLWTHMYRHWRVNRMTSKARRVVKDLFALFHAEPNTLPDEWRALADAPGTARTARVAADYIAGMTDRFALDEHFRLFDRYSKT from the coding sequence ATGCGCGCCCCCTTCGCCACCCGCGCCGACCGGACGCGCGGCCGGCTCGTGCCCGAATCCGAATCGGCCAACCGGACGCCGTTCCAGCGCGACCGCGACCGCATCATCCATGCGACCGCCTTCCGGCGCCTGCAGTACAAGACCCAGGTCTTCATCTATCACGAGGGCGACCACTACCGGACCCGCCTCACCCACTCGCTGGAGGTGGCGCAGATCGCGCGGTCCCTGTCGCGCAGCCTCGGCCTCGACGAGGATCTGGCCGAAGCCCTGGCGCTCGCCCACGACCTCGGCCACACGCCCTTCGGCCATGCCGGCGAGCGCGCGCTGCAGGACGGCCTCGCCGCCTACGGCGGCTTCGACCACAACGTCCAGACGCTGCGCATCCTGACGCGGCTGGAACGCCGCTATGCCGCCTTCGACGGCCTGAACCTGACCTGGGAGACGCTGGAGGGCGTGGTCAAGCACAACGGCCCGCTCAGGGGACCCTATGCCGCCGGCCCGCACGCGGCCGCCGGCGCCGTGCCGGCCGAGGCGATCGCCGCCTACGACGCGCGCCACCCGCTCGACCTCGATACCTTCCCTGGTCCCGAGGCCCAGGTCGCCGCACTGGCCGACGACATCGCCTACAACAGCCACGACGTCGACGACGGCCTGCGCGCCGGCCTGTTCGACGAGGCCGACCTCGCCGGCCTGCCGCTGGTCGGGCCGCTGATCGGTGCCGTGCGGGACCGCTGGGGCGACCTCGACCGGCCGCGCCTCGCCCACGAGGTCGTCCGACGCATGATCGACGTCATGATCACCGACGTGCTCGCAGAGACGCGGCGGCGCATCGCGGCCGCGCAGCCGGCTTCGGCCGAGGCGGTGCGCGGGCTGCCGGCGCCGCTCGTCGCCTTTTCCGACGAGATGCAGGCGCACGACCGCGCGTTGAAGCAGTTCCTCTGGACCCACATGTACAGGCACTGGCGGGTCAACCGGATGACCAGCAAGGCGCGTCGTGTGGTAAAGGACCTCTTCGCGCTCTTCCACGCGGAGCCGAACACGTTGCCCGACGAATGGCGGGCGCTCGCGGACGCACCGGGTACCGCCCGGACGGCCAGGGTCGCCGCCGACTATATCGCCGGGATGACGGATCGGTTCGCGCTCGACGAGCATTTCCGACTGTTCGACCGCTACAGCAAGACTTGA
- the argS gene encoding arginine--tRNA ligase, whose translation MNVFSRFQAVTADILRDLAAAGTLPAGLDLDRISAEPPRDPTHGDVATNAAMVLAKPAGMKPRDLAERVAARLREHPDVAAVEVAGPGFINLRLSDAFWRDRLREVLRDGLAYGDSTVGAGTRVNVEYVSANPTGPLHVGHGRGAVFGDVLASLLTKAGYDVAREYYVNDAGAQVDVLARSAFHRYREALGETLGDVPEGLYPGDYLVPVGHMLAERHGTALRDQDESAWLPVVRDAAIDAMMALIREDLEAVGIRHDLFASERALVAGGKVDAAVKTLEDGGHVYRGVLEPPKGKMIEDWEPRPQLLFRSSAFGDDVDRPLQKSDGSWTYFASDIAYHFDKVNRGFQTLIDVWGADHGGYVKRVNAAVQALTGGKAEIDVKLCQLVRILRGGELVRMSKRSGDFVSLREVVDEVGKDVVRFIMLTRKNDAALDFDLVKVVEQSRDNPVFYVQYAHARACSVFRNAAEAMPGVDLSAAALADAPLDRLTDPDELAVIKALAAWPRIVEGAAQAHEPHRLAFYLSELAFLFHALWNKGREDPSLRFILPEAPETTMARMALLKGVATVVASGLQVFGIAAAEEMR comes from the coding sequence ATGAACGTCTTCAGCCGCTTCCAAGCCGTCACCGCCGACATCCTGCGCGATCTCGCCGCCGCGGGCACGCTGCCGGCCGGGCTCGACCTCGACCGCATCTCGGCCGAGCCGCCGCGCGACCCGACGCACGGCGACGTCGCCACCAACGCCGCCATGGTGCTGGCCAAACCCGCCGGCATGAAGCCGCGCGACCTGGCCGAGCGGGTTGCCGCGCGCCTGCGCGAGCATCCCGACGTCGCCGCGGTGGAGGTCGCCGGGCCCGGCTTCATCAACCTGCGCCTGTCCGACGCCTTCTGGCGCGACCGCCTGCGCGAGGTGCTGCGCGACGGCCTCGCCTACGGCGACTCGACCGTCGGTGCCGGCACGCGCGTCAACGTCGAATACGTCTCGGCCAACCCGACCGGCCCGCTGCATGTCGGCCACGGCCGCGGCGCCGTCTTCGGCGACGTCCTCGCTTCCCTGCTGACCAAGGCCGGCTACGACGTCGCGCGGGAATACTACGTGAACGACGCCGGCGCCCAGGTCGACGTGCTGGCGCGCTCCGCCTTCCACCGCTACCGCGAGGCGCTGGGCGAGACGCTCGGCGACGTGCCCGAGGGGCTGTACCCCGGCGACTATCTCGTGCCCGTCGGGCACATGCTGGCCGAGCGGCACGGCACGGCGCTGCGCGACCAGGACGAGAGCGCCTGGCTGCCGGTCGTCCGCGACGCCGCCATCGACGCCATGATGGCGCTGATCCGCGAGGACCTGGAGGCCGTCGGCATCCGCCACGACCTGTTCGCCTCCGAGCGCGCCCTGGTGGCGGGCGGCAAGGTTGACGCGGCGGTGAAGACGCTGGAGGACGGCGGCCACGTCTATCGCGGCGTGCTGGAGCCGCCGAAGGGCAAGATGATCGAGGACTGGGAGCCGCGGCCGCAGCTGCTGTTCCGCTCCAGCGCCTTCGGCGACGATGTCGACCGGCCGCTGCAGAAGTCCGACGGCAGCTGGACCTATTTCGCCAGCGACATCGCCTATCACTTCGACAAGGTGAACCGCGGCTTCCAGACCCTGATCGACGTCTGGGGCGCCGACCACGGCGGCTACGTGAAGCGGGTCAACGCCGCGGTCCAGGCGCTGACCGGCGGCAAGGCCGAGATCGACGTGAAGCTCTGCCAGCTGGTGCGCATCCTGCGCGGCGGCGAACTGGTGCGCATGTCGAAGCGCTCGGGCGATTTCGTCTCCCTGCGCGAGGTGGTCGACGAGGTCGGCAAGGACGTCGTCCGCTTCATCATGCTGACGCGCAAGAACGACGCCGCGCTCGACTTCGACCTGGTAAAGGTGGTCGAGCAGTCGCGCGACAACCCGGTCTTCTACGTCCAGTACGCCCATGCCCGCGCCTGCTCGGTCTTCCGCAACGCTGCGGAGGCGATGCCGGGCGTCGACCTGTCGGCCGCAGCGCTCGCCGACGCGCCGCTCGACCGCCTGACCGATCCCGACGAACTGGCGGTCATCAAGGCGCTGGCGGCGTGGCCGCGCATCGTCGAGGGTGCGGCCCAGGCGCACGAGCCGCACCGCCTCGCCTTCTACCTGTCCGAGCTCGCCTTCCTGTTCCACGCCCTGTGGAACAAGGGCCGCGAGGACCCGAGCCTGCGATTTATCCTGCCGGAGGCGCCGGAGACCACCATGGCCCGCATGGCGCTGCTGAAGGGCGTGGCCACGGTCGTCGCCTCGGGCCTGCAGGTCTTCGGCATCGCAGCCGCCGAGGAGATGCGCTGA
- a CDS encoding SPOR domain-containing protein, whose amino-acid sequence MPPVDRRRDRGTPGLPVRARRRLPVVGAVVVLAAFGGAIWYAYTMGKSAMVDSEVPLITARTDPLRTEPDDPGGMQVPFRDKLVYEQLLSDAPPPSPKDATLLPRPEEPVDRPPPMPAEPEAPPVPSEGVTVSPLPRPEERTPAPAPEERPAEALPVPTPAPTPAQPPAPPTQPAETAPPAQPAETARAPQPSRGGGYRVQIASLRSEAEARTAWERARKANSDLLGRLEASYERVDLGSRGVYHRVQAGPLPEKTLADMLCSQLKARNVGCIVVAP is encoded by the coding sequence ATGCCGCCCGTCGACAGGAGGCGCGACCGCGGCACGCCGGGCCTGCCGGTGCGGGCACGCCGGCGCCTGCCGGTCGTCGGCGCCGTGGTCGTGCTGGCCGCCTTCGGCGGGGCGATCTGGTACGCCTACACCATGGGCAAGAGTGCCATGGTGGACAGCGAGGTGCCGCTAATCACCGCCCGCACCGATCCCCTCCGCACCGAGCCGGACGACCCCGGCGGGATGCAGGTGCCCTTCCGCGACAAGCTGGTCTACGAACAGCTGCTGTCCGACGCGCCGCCGCCGTCGCCGAAAGACGCCACCCTGCTGCCGCGGCCGGAGGAGCCGGTGGACCGGCCGCCGCCGATGCCGGCCGAACCTGAGGCGCCGCCTGTGCCGTCCGAAGGCGTGACGGTCTCGCCGCTGCCGCGGCCGGAGGAGCGCACGCCGGCGCCGGCGCCGGAGGAAAGGCCGGCGGAGGCCTTGCCGGTGCCGACGCCCGCCCCCACCCCGGCACAGCCGCCGGCACCGCCCACCCAGCCGGCCGAGACGGCACCGCCGGCTCAGCCGGCCGAGACGGCACGGGCGCCGCAGCCGTCGCGTGGCGGCGGCTACCGCGTGCAGATCGCCTCGCTGCGCAGCGAGGCGGAGGCGCGCACCGCGTGGGAGCGTGCGCGCAAGGCCAATTCCGACCTGCTCGGCCGGCTGGAGGCCAGTTACGAGCGCGTCGACCTCGGCAGCCGCGGCGTCTATCACCGCGTGCAGGCGGGGCCGCTGCCGGAGAAGACCCTGGCGGACATGCTGTGCAGCCAATTGAAGGCCCGCAATGTCGGTTGCATCGTCGTCGCGCCCTGA
- the nagZ gene encoding beta-N-acetylhexosaminidase, giving the protein MSVASSSRPEDRPAAPGAAILGCSGESLTAAERRFFADADPLGFILFRRNCTAPDQVRALVDDLRTAVGRADAPVLIDQEGGRVARLQPPFWRRLPPAAIAGALYADEREAGREAAFLIARLTADMLHPLGITVNCAPVLDVLHPDARDPIVGDRAFSGDPAVVADLGAVYARGLMEGGVLPVAKHIPGHGRADADSHVALPVVTASDAELDGFDLAPFKALSGVPMAMTAHILYPAWDADRCATLSPTVIDTVIRRRIGFDGLLMSDDLSMAALQGTLAERTAASRAAGCDVALHCNGRMVEMEAVAASAGRLDADGLRRWRSARSHLRRPAPFDAEAGWTRLAALRARAEAGTGTGTGSDA; this is encoded by the coding sequence ATGTCGGTTGCATCGTCGTCGCGCCCTGAAGACCGGCCCGCGGCGCCGGGCGCCGCCATCCTCGGCTGTTCCGGGGAATCGCTGACCGCGGCCGAACGGCGCTTCTTCGCCGACGCCGATCCGCTCGGCTTCATCCTGTTCCGCCGCAACTGCACGGCACCGGACCAGGTCCGCGCCCTCGTCGACGACCTGCGTACCGCCGTCGGCCGCGCAGACGCGCCGGTGCTGATCGACCAGGAGGGCGGCCGCGTCGCCCGCCTGCAGCCGCCGTTCTGGCGCAGGCTGCCGCCGGCCGCGATCGCGGGCGCGCTCTACGCCGACGAACGCGAGGCGGGGCGGGAAGCGGCCTTCCTAATTGCCCGCCTGACCGCCGACATGCTGCATCCCCTGGGCATCACGGTGAACTGCGCGCCGGTGCTGGACGTGCTGCATCCGGACGCCCGCGACCCGATCGTCGGCGACCGCGCCTTTTCCGGCGACCCCGCCGTCGTCGCCGACCTGGGTGCCGTCTACGCCCGCGGCCTGATGGAAGGCGGCGTGCTGCCGGTCGCCAAGCACATCCCCGGGCATGGCCGCGCCGACGCCGACAGCCATGTCGCGCTGCCTGTCGTGACGGCGTCCGACGCCGAACTCGACGGCTTCGACCTCGCCCCGTTCAAGGCCCTTTCCGGGGTGCCGATGGCGATGACGGCCCACATCCTCTATCCCGCCTGGGACGCCGACCGCTGCGCCACCCTGTCGCCCACCGTGATCGACACGGTGATCCGCCGGCGCATCGGCTTCGACGGCCTGCTGATGAGCGATGACCTGTCGATGGCGGCGCTGCAGGGCACGCTGGCGGAGCGCACCGCGGCATCGCGTGCCGCCGGTTGCGATGTAGCACTGCACTGCAACGGCCGCATGGTGGAGATGGAGGCGGTCGCCGCGTCGGCCGGGCGGCTCGACGCCGACGGCCTGCGCCGCTGGCGCTCCGCCCGGTCGCACCTGCGCAGGCCCGCCCCGTTCGACGCCGAGGCCGGCTGGACGCGCCTCGCGGCGCTGCGGGCACGCGCCGAGGCGGGTACCGGCACGGGCACCGGGTCGGACGCTTGA
- a CDS encoding site-2 protease family protein, translated as MIPDIADLARAVSVWALPVLLAITLHEAAHGWAAWKLGDDTARRLGRVSFNPLRHVDPFGTVVLPAMILLLSGGRFMLGYAKPVPVAVERLRNPRWHMVLVAAAGPAANLLIAFVAALLLHTLPYLPSFALEWAGRNLENAILFNLVIAVFNMMPLPPLDGGRIVTGLLPYRLAVPFARLERWGLLIVLGLVFLLPFLGNRIGMDLDLFSSVILGTAYALAVLVLTVAGFAG; from the coding sequence TTGATCCCCGATATCGCCGATCTCGCCCGCGCGGTCTCGGTCTGGGCCCTGCCCGTCCTGCTCGCGATCACCCTGCACGAGGCGGCGCACGGCTGGGCCGCCTGGAAACTCGGCGACGACACGGCCCGGCGGCTCGGGCGCGTCAGCTTCAACCCGCTGCGCCATGTCGACCCCTTCGGCACGGTCGTCCTGCCGGCGATGATCCTGCTGCTGTCCGGCGGCCGCTTCATGCTGGGCTACGCCAAGCCGGTCCCGGTCGCCGTCGAGCGGCTGCGCAATCCGCGCTGGCACATGGTCCTGGTCGCCGCGGCCGGCCCGGCCGCCAACCTGCTGATCGCGTTCGTGGCGGCGCTGCTGCTCCACACCCTGCCCTACCTGCCGTCCTTCGCGCTCGAATGGGCGGGGCGCAACCTGGAGAACGCGATCCTCTTCAACCTCGTGATCGCTGTCTTCAACATGATGCCGCTGCCGCCGCTCGACGGTGGCCGGATCGTGACCGGCCTGCTGCCCTACCGCCTCGCCGTGCCCTTCGCCCGGCTGGAACGCTGGGGCCTGCTGATCGTCCTCGGCCTCGTCTTCCTCCTGCCCTTCCTCGGCAACCGGATCGGCATGGATCTCGACCTCTTCTCCAGCGTCATCCTCGGCACGGCCTATGCCCTGGCGGTGCTGGTCCTGACGGTCGCGGGATTCGCCGGATGA